The genomic region CCACGACCGGGGCGCGGTGGATGACGTCGCCGTCGGGCAGCGGCACCAGCTCGTAGCGGGCCAGCAGCGCCAGCAGGGTCAGGGCGACCGGGAACCAGAACGGCCAGCGCCGCTCGGTGCGGTCGAGCACCGGCACGGCGACCAGCGCGGCGACCCCGAGCACCAGCAGCACCAGCGCCTCGACGAACCAGTGGTGCCAGGCGGGCTCGGTCCAGCCCGGGGGGCCCAGGAAGCCGTTGACCAGCAGCGCGGTCTGCCAGGGGTAGGCACCCAGCAGCAGCGCGGTGCCGCCGATCCACAGCACCGCCGGCACCACCACCCGCGCGGCGCCGGTGAGGAGCCGCCGCACCCGCTCGCGGCGGGTCACGTCGCCCAGGGCGAAGCGGGCCAGGTTGAAGCCGGCGAGCGCGAGCAGCAGGTGGGCCCCGCCGAGCAGGGTGAGCAGGTCGGCGTGGGTGCCGACCACGGCCACGATCGCCACGGCGCGCAGCACCACGTTGGTCTCGACGGCGCGGCCGCGACGGGTCCGTGCCACACCGGCGCCCTCGAGCTCGCCGACGGTGCGCAGGTGCCAGTCGGGCGGCAGGTGGCCCAGCGCCTCCTCGAGGCGCACCGAGGTCTCGACGTAGGTCAGGGAGTCGCCGCCGAGGCCGGCGAACGTGTCGTCGTCACCGACCGGGCGGCCCAGCACCGCGGTGAGCACGTCGCGCACGGTCTCGGGCTGCGCCGGGCCGGACCGCTCGGGCGCGGGCCGCGCGAGGGCGGCCACCGCCCGGTGGTCGGGCTTGCCGTTGGCCACCCGGGGCAGCTGCGCCACCGCGTGCACCTGCACCGCCGCGGCCGGCAGCCCGGTGGCGGCGGTGACCAGGCGGCGTACGCGGGCGAGCAGGCGGGTGGCCCCGCCGGTGGCCCGCGGCTCGACGGCCACGACCAGCTGCTCGGCGGCGCCGTCGACCGGCGGGGTGCTCGCGACCAGGGCGCGCACGCCGTCGTCGACCAGCGCGCGCTCGACGCGGTCGAGGTCGATGCGCAGCCCCATCACCTTGGCGGTGCGCGAGAGCCGGCCGACCACCTCCCACAGCCCGTCGTCGCCGCGGCGGGCCAGGTCGCCGGTGCGCAGCCGGTGCACCTCGCGGCCCCGGGCCAGGTCGCCGGGGCACTCCGCGTAGCCGAGCATCACGTTGGGGCCCTCGTAGACGAGCTCGCCGGTGCCCGCGGGCGAGCCGGGCACGTCGGCGAGCTCGAAGCGGCCGCCGGGCACGGGCAGCCCGATCGTGCCGGGCCGGGCGCCGGCGAGGTCGGGCGGCAGGTAGGCCATCCGCGCGGTCGCCTCGGTCTGGCCGTACATGACGAAGAGGTCGAAGCCGCGGCGCTGGCCCAGCTCGGCGTAGGCCCGCACCCGCTCGGGCGCCATCGCCCCGCCGGCCTGGGTGAGGTAGCGCAGGGTCGTGGGGGCCACCTCGTCGA from Nocardioides salarius harbors:
- a CDS encoding AMP-binding protein, yielding MSIAPHLPDRSGAPTTTPAPGVGFARDLAAWGRRRALVHDEGVVSYADLAALVAERAERLGPVRRLVLLEMASDVDSVATYLAALAGGHPVVVVDAARPDVVTATRAAYDPDVVARGDALDEQRPGSAHDLHPELAALLSTSGSTGSPRLVRLSAENLQANAESIAAYLPLRDDDLAALSLPLHYCYGLSVLHTHLLRGAGVLLSDASVVDPCFWAAAREHGATSLAGVPHTFELLERIGLDEVAPTTLRYLTQAGGAMAPERVRAYAELGQRRGFDLFVMYGQTEATARMAYLPPDLAGARPGTIGLPVPGGRFELADVPGSPAGTGELVYEGPNVMLGYAECPGDLARGREVHRLRTGDLARRGDDGLWEVVGRLSRTAKVMGLRIDLDRVERALVDDGVRALVASTPPVDGAAEQLVVAVEPRATGGATRLLARVRRLVTAATGLPAAAVQVHAVAQLPRVANGKPDHRAVAALARPAPERSGPAQPETVRDVLTAVLGRPVGDDDTFAGLGGDSLTYVETSVRLEEALGHLPPDWHLRTVGELEGAGVARTRRGRAVETNVVLRAVAIVAVVGTHADLLTLLGGAHLLLALAGFNLARFALGDVTRRERVRRLLTGAARVVVPAVLWIGGTALLLGAYPWQTALLVNGFLGPPGWTEPAWHHWFVEALVLLVLGVAALVAVPVLDRTERRWPFWFPVALTLLALLARYELVPLPDGDVIHRAPVVAWLLTLGWAVARARTTGHRLVVSALAVLTVPGFFADDARSAVVVAGLLVLTWSRRVRLPATAARLVACLAGGSLYIYLTHWQVYPHLEDDYPALATLLSLVVGVLAWRVATRAERRLRHARRPGANFPPTRRRSPADPA